A stretch of the Filimonas lacunae genome encodes the following:
- a CDS encoding DUF5000 domain-containing lipoprotein, with protein MKKVLFLSTYIYILLACAVTACKEDVQKPLNSSSGTPGKVSNIGIVNENGQATLTYTLPGNPDLAYVKAVYDLRSGVKREVKASQYTNTLVVDGFGDTLPHVITLYAVNKSEVASEPVAITVKPLENPIWAVYRNLKVLADFAGVRIISKNPVRANVSIIAMVDTTYEYVLLRGIYTSTDSINQPIRGLSIKATKLAVFVRDRFLNSTDTLFTTLTPLYEAALPKSNYKTMTPVIWPGDAPMTNSSSGTAGVGIPKIWDGDIINWPSCLAGTPTNLAPQSFTFDLGQLAQLSRIVIWDYPEYLNNGRIYYYRGCMKRFEVWGSANPATDGSWDSWTLLGEFTEVKPSGSAYGIQTTEDYDMAYAGFSWDFRIDVPKMRYLRVRCKENWVGTTFPMISEVQVYGDAR; from the coding sequence ATGAAAAAGGTATTATTCTTATCCACTTATATATACATACTACTGGCTTGCGCAGTAACGGCCTGTAAGGAAGATGTACAAAAGCCGCTCAACAGCAGCAGCGGTACGCCGGGCAAAGTGAGCAACATTGGTATTGTAAACGAGAATGGGCAGGCTACGCTTACCTATACTTTGCCTGGCAATCCCGACCTGGCTTATGTGAAAGCCGTATATGATTTGCGCTCGGGGGTAAAAAGGGAAGTAAAAGCTTCGCAGTATACCAACACCCTGGTGGTGGATGGCTTTGGCGATACGTTGCCACACGTGATTACATTGTATGCAGTGAATAAATCTGAGGTAGCATCAGAGCCGGTAGCCATTACGGTGAAGCCGTTGGAAAACCCGATATGGGCGGTGTACCGCAATTTAAAAGTGCTGGCCGATTTTGCCGGCGTGCGGATTATTTCTAAAAACCCGGTGCGCGCCAATGTGTCTATTATAGCTATGGTAGATACTACGTATGAGTATGTGTTACTGAGAGGTATTTATACTTCTACCGATTCTATTAACCAGCCTATCCGGGGTTTAAGTATTAAAGCCACCAAGCTGGCGGTGTTTGTGCGCGACCGTTTTTTAAACAGCACTGATACGTTGTTTACTACACTCACGCCCTTGTATGAAGCGGCTTTGCCTAAAAGCAATTATAAAACCATGACACCGGTAATATGGCCGGGCGATGCACCCATGACCAATTCGTCGTCAGGTACTGCCGGGGTAGGCATTCCTAAAATATGGGATGGAGATATCATTAACTGGCCCAGTTGTTTGGCTGGTACGCCTACCAACCTGGCCCCGCAAAGTTTTACGTTCGACCTGGGGCAGCTGGCGCAACTCAGCCGCATTGTGATATGGGATTACCCCGAATATCTGAACAACGGCCGTATTTATTACTACCGGGGGTGTATGAAGCGTTTTGAGGTATGGGGCTCGGCCAATCCTGCTACGGATGGCAGCTGGGATAGCTGGACTTTGCTGGGCGAGTTTACCGAGGTAAAACCTTCGGGCAGCGCCTATGGCATACAAACCACAGAAGATTACGATATGGCTTATGCAGGCTTTAGCTGGGACTTTCGCATTGATGTGCCTAAAATGCGCTACCTGCGTGTGCGGTGTAAAGAAAACTGGGTAGGCACCACGTTTCCCATGATATCGGAAGTGCAGGTGTATGGCGATGCCCGTTAA
- a CDS encoding DUF4998 domain-containing protein: MKKNYSTGIYLLLLAFVCLQLAACSKMDEYRKYAEGGEIAYAGKLDSLKIYSGRNRVLVKGLFIADPNIVSCKIYWDSRKDSVLVPVARTHGVDTLSQLIENLEEGVHSFEVVTYDTFQRKSVIVNGTGTAYGERYQAFLINRPVNNSELDGSAKTSVSWGGMDLTSGVFASDVTFTDTFGVLQTVRVPIAIVDTVLKPYKYGTTFTYRTLFLPDSLSIDTFYTGYQTVNVLMNVTKQYLANTGGPFNYSSWDAKRWGILANWTTNSPVKNASGYGGYELRSNVGVLSFEAGWGLPNVTEGKIYQTVTLPPGKYVFEAVVDACSSSGAMYVVAALGTALPDITTFTASPPLGNIAFVTPGTKQVSFTLPDEQVVTLGLAATLAGNSSTGQYCKVTAVRLKFLKLE, from the coding sequence ATGAAAAAGAATTATTCTACCGGGATATACCTGCTGCTGCTGGCCTTTGTGTGCCTGCAGTTAGCAGCCTGTTCTAAAATGGATGAATACCGCAAGTATGCCGAAGGCGGGGAAATAGCCTATGCGGGAAAATTAGATTCCTTAAAAATATACTCCGGCCGTAACCGGGTGCTGGTAAAGGGCTTGTTTATAGCCGATCCGAATATTGTGTCGTGTAAAATATACTGGGATAGCCGTAAAGATTCGGTGCTGGTGCCGGTGGCCAGAACCCATGGGGTAGATACCTTATCGCAGTTGATTGAAAACCTGGAAGAAGGCGTGCATAGTTTTGAAGTAGTTACCTACGATACCTTTCAGCGTAAATCGGTAATAGTGAATGGTACGGGTACGGCGTATGGCGAGCGTTACCAGGCGTTTTTAATTAACCGGCCTGTTAACAACAGCGAGCTGGATGGGAGTGCCAAAACTTCTGTCTCATGGGGCGGTATGGATTTAACCAGCGGGGTGTTTGCCAGCGATGTCACCTTCACCGATACTTTTGGCGTGCTGCAAACCGTTCGGGTGCCTATTGCTATTGTTGATACGGTGTTAAAGCCTTATAAGTATGGCACCACCTTTACCTACCGCACACTGTTTTTACCCGATAGCTTAAGCATTGATACTTTTTACACCGGCTATCAAACGGTGAATGTGTTAATGAATGTAACCAAACAATACCTGGCCAATACGGGCGGCCCGTTCAACTATTCTTCGTGGGATGCCAAGCGCTGGGGCATACTGGCCAACTGGACCACCAACAGCCCGGTGAAAAATGCATCGGGGTATGGAGGTTACGAGCTGCGGTCGAATGTGGGCGTGTTGTCGTTTGAAGCAGGCTGGGGCTTGCCCAATGTAACGGAAGGAAAAATATACCAGACGGTAACCCTGCCCCCAGGTAAATATGTATTTGAGGCGGTAGTGGATGCCTGTAGCAGTTCGGGCGCCATGTATGTGGTTGCGGCCCTGGGCACTGCCTTACCTGATATCACTACTTTCACCGCCAGCCCGCCACTGGGCAATATTGCCTTTGTTACACCCGGTACCAAGCAGGTGTCTTTCACCCTGCCGGATGAGCAGGTGGTGACATTGGGCCTGGCGGCCACACTCGCCGGCAATAGCTCTACCGGGCAGTACTGTAAGGTGACTGCTGTGCGGTTGAAGTTTTTGAAACTGGAATAA